Part of the Flavobacterium sp. KS-LB2 genome is shown below.
TGTACACAAAAAAACTTCCTAAATAGCGTCTTAATGCAATGTTTTCTTTCAACAAAAACCAAACTTTTTTTAACTCCTTAAAACCATTGAAAACAACATGATGTGTTACTTTACGATTGGCATTTTTATTTCCTTTTGGCAAAAAATAATAGGTATACTGGCTGAATAGGATCCACCAAACTCCTACCATAACAAATGAATATCGCATGGCTTTCATTGCTGCTTCACCATCTGTTCCTGAAATACCAAAAAGTTTTGGCTTCATAATCATTGCTAAATTAATAATCAATAAAATGACACTTCCGATGTATCCTAAGGAATATCCTTTGGCGCTAATTTTATCTTGTTGCTCTACATAAGCAATATCAGGTAAATAGGAATTGTAAAAAACTAAACTTCCCCAATATCCAATCAATCCAAGGAAATAAAATGCTAACCCGACGTATATATTCTCCAGATTAAACCAATACAATCCCATACATGACAAGGCTCCGAGGTAACAAAAGAATTTCATAAATGTTTTTTTATCACCAACATAATCTGCAATGCCAGATAATAAAGGCGACATAAAAGCTACTAACAAAAATGCGGTAGCGGTCACAAAACTAATTAAAGCTGAATTTTTAAGATGTAAACCAAAAACATCAATATAATGATTTTGTTCAGAAAATAAAGCTTCATAAAAAATAGGAAACACTGCAGAGGCAATAGTAAGTGTATAAACTGAATTTGCCCAATCATAAAAAGCCCATGCATTCAACAATTTTTTACTTCCTTTTTCTAAATCAGCCATGTTAATTTTTTTATGATACGAATTTATTTATTTTTTGCTAAGAACAATATAAAAAGTAAATAATTTATACATTAAATAATCATTAATGAATAAAAAAGAGTTGGTAATTATGGCTCATAAAAAAAGGCCATCATTTTTAAGGACGGCCTTTTTAAAATAATATATACTAAACGTTTACTTATAAATAACTCCAACTTTAGCAGCTAAAGCTTTAGCTTCTGGGATTAAAGCTTTCAAATTTGCAATTCTTGTTGCATCAGAAGGGTGCGTACTCATAAATTCGGGTGGTGCTTGTCCAGAAGATTGGGCAGCCATTCTAGACCAAAAAGTAATCGATTCATCCGGGTTATATCCCGCAATTGCCATTAAAGTAAGTCCAATTTTATCAGCTTCCGTTTCATGACCTCTACTAAAAGGAAGCATTACACCAAACTGAGAACCCAAACCATATGCTTGTCCCCATATTTGTTGTGTTTGTTCACTTTTACCTCCAGTTGCTACAGCTACTCCTACAGCTCCTAATTGTTGCAATTGAGATGCGCTCATACGTTGCGCACCATGATTTGCTAAAGCGTGAGATACTTCATGCCCCATTACTGTTGCTAAACCTGAATCATTCAATGTTACTGGCAAAATCCCGGAATAAACAACAATTTTCCCTCCAGGCATACACCAAGCATTCACCTCTTTATTGTCAATCAATTTGTATTCCCAACGGTAATCTTGCAAATATTGTGATTGCCCTAAATAAGTCAAATATTTTTCTGCAGCAGCTTTAATTCGCATCCCAACTGCTTCCACTTTTCTAGCATCTGCAGTTCCGGTAATTACCTTATTTTCTTTTAAGAAAGTACCATATTGTTGAAACGATGTTGGAAACAATTCAGTGTTTGAAACAATATTAAAATTTTTTTTCCCTGTTATAGGATTCGTTGCACAAGAATAAACTAATCCTACTGCAAAAATCCCTACTATTAAATGCTTTTTCATAATTTTAGATTTTAAATATTAAACAAAAATACAATTATTATAAACATTTATATTTACATAATTAAATGTAAAAGTATCAACTTTTTTGTTATTCGCCAGTTATATGCAATGCCGTAAATTCCTTATCAACAATCAAATACCCTTCTTTTTTTAAAGTGTTTTCATCAAAAGACACTTCTACATTATCAATTTCAATTGTTTCAACTTTAAAAGGCAATCCAATAAGATTTATTTTATACTTTGAATAATTTGTATCATACTTCCCTTCTTTGTGCAACTGAATAATTAATTCATTTTCCTTTCCAGTAGTCTTAAACGATAAGAAGCTGTATCGTCCTTTTTTATAATCATA
Proteins encoded:
- a CDS encoding MFS transporter, which gives rise to MADLEKGSKKLLNAWAFYDWANSVYTLTIASAVFPIFYEALFSEQNHYIDVFGLHLKNSALISFVTATAFLLVAFMSPLLSGIADYVGDKKTFMKFFCYLGALSCMGLYWFNLENIYVGLAFYFLGLIGYWGSLVFYNSYLPDIAYVEQQDKISAKGYSLGYIGSVILLIINLAMIMKPKLFGISGTDGEAAMKAMRYSFVMVGVWWILFSQYTYYFLPKGNKNANRKVTHHVVFNGFKELKKVWFLLKENIALRRYLGSFFVYSMAVQTVMLVATYFGAQEIAWSSKAESTTGLIICILIIQLVAVLGAVLTSRASEKFGNIPTLIVINCIWALFCAVAFFITLPIHFYIMAGIAGLVMGGIQALSRSTYSKLLPETDDTASFFSFFDVAEKIGIVIGMCIYGIIDQITGSPRLAIVFLGVFFVVGVLLLKRVPKKGVLN
- a CDS encoding M48 family metallopeptidase, whose product is MKKHLIVGIFAVGLVYSCATNPITGKKNFNIVSNTELFPTSFQQYGTFLKENKVITGTADARKVEAVGMRIKAAAEKYLTYLGQSQYLQDYRWEYKLIDNKEVNAWCMPGGKIVVYSGILPVTLNDSGLATVMGHEVSHALANHGAQRMSASQLQQLGAVGVAVATGGKSEQTQQIWGQAYGLGSQFGVMLPFSRGHETEADKIGLTLMAIAGYNPDESITFWSRMAAQSSGQAPPEFMSTHPSDATRIANLKALIPEAKALAAKVGVIYK